From the genome of Streptomyces sp. S4.7:
TACGGGGACGGACACCCGTCGCAGCCGGAAGGAGCGGGCCTCGAAACCGGCGGCGTAGGCGAGGCCGGCCGCCCCGACGGCCGCGATTCCCGCGGTGACTTTCAGGGGGACTCCGTAGCGTGCGCGCATGGTGTCATCGTCGCAGACACGCACCGCCCACGCGGTCACACCCCACGATCACCCGACGGACCCCGATGATCATCCGATCATCACCCGATGGCCGTTCCCGCGGTTGCCCCCGCGCCCGCCCACGGCGCCGGAAAAACTCGTCGGCGGGCCTTGGGCCGTACCTGACACACTGTCCGCATGACCACGCTCAAGTCCAAGCTGCACGACGACCTCATCGCCGCGATCAGGGCGCGCGACGAGCTGCGTTCCGCCACCCTCCGGCTGACCCTCGCCGCGATCTCCAAGGAGGAGGTCTCCGGCAAGTCGGCGCGTGAGCTCTCCGACGACGAGGTGCAGAAGGTGATCGCCAAGGAGGCCAAGAAGCGCCGCGAGGCCGCCGAGGCCTTCGCGCAGGGCGGGCGGGCCGAGCAGGCCGAGCGGGAGAAGGCGGAGGGCGTGCTGCTCGACGCGTACCTGCCGCAGCAGCTGTCCGACGACGAGCTCGACGCGATCGTGGGCCAGGCCGTCGGTGAGGCGAAGGCCGCCGGCGCGGAGGGGCCGCGCGCGATGGGCGCCGTCATGAAGATCGTCGGACCGAAGGTCGCGGGCCGCGCCGAGGGCGGTCGCGTCGCCGCCGCGGTCAAGCGGAGCCTCGCCACCGGCTGAGCCGTCCGAACGGCCGTCCGTGCACGCACGTCGGTACACGCACGGCCGTCCGTGCACGCACGTCGGTACACGCATGCGAGAGGGGCTCTCGGCCGATCGATACCTCCGATCGGCCGAGAGCCCCTCTCCATGGCCTGTACGACCTCTATGGCTTACCCGAACGTGCCCGGGAAGTCCGGGAACGGATCCCCGCCGTTCCCCCCGTTGTCGTTCCCGCCCGGCCTCCCGGGACCCTGGCCCGGGTCCTGGTCGCCGTTGCCACCGTCACCGTCGCCCTCACCGCCCCCGTCGTTGTCACCGCCGCCGTTGTCGCCCGGCCGGTCGCGGTCCTTGTCCTTGTCCTTGTCCTTCTCCGGATCCGGGATGTTGATGGTGTTGAACCCGGGCGCTTCCTTGCCGTCGAGCGCGCCGCCCATCGCGTCGCGCCAGATCGGTCCGGGCACGGCGCCACCGAAGACCTTGTCGTGGTATTGGCCGCCGATGGTGATGTCCACCATCTTCTTCTTGTGCGCCGGGTCACCGACCCACACCGCGCCCGCCATGTTCGGCGTGTAGCCGACGAACCACGCGGCGAGCCGGAAGTCGGTGGTACCGGTCTTGCCCGCGCTCGGCCTGCTGCCGAGGCCCGCCTCCTGGCCCGTGCCGTCCTCGACCACGCCCGCCAGCAGTGTGTTTATGGTGTCGGCCGTCTTCTCCGACATCGCCCGCGAGCAGGTCGACTTCGGGACGTCCATCTCCTTGCCGTTGGGGTCGGTGATCGACGAGATGGCGATCGGAGTGCAGTACGTACCGCGGTTGGCGAACGCCGCGTACCCCGAGGCCATCGTGAGC
Proteins encoded in this window:
- a CDS encoding GatB/YqeY domain-containing protein: MTTLKSKLHDDLIAAIRARDELRSATLRLTLAAISKEEVSGKSARELSDDEVQKVIAKEAKKRREAAEAFAQGGRAEQAEREKAEGVLLDAYLPQQLSDDELDAIVGQAVGEAKAAGAEGPRAMGAVMKIVGPKVAGRAEGGRVAAAVKRSLATG